The sequence below is a genomic window from Phaeodactylum tricornutum CCAP 1055/1 chromosome 27, whole genome shotgun sequence.
CGGCTCCCACCTCAAACTGGAATATCCTTGCGTCATGTTGAACGCTGATGTCCACAATAAGTTCACAAATCATCAATACCAAACTTTGGTCGATCCAGTCCGCGGGATATACGAAACGAGAAGCGAATGCTCCATTTTCTTTGAAGTCGACGGGCCCTATCGTTGCATGGTGCTTCCCGCGAGCACGGAAGAGGGcaagcttttgaaaaagcgcTACGCCGTTTTCAACTTTGACGGCTCTCTCGCCGAACTAAAAGGATTCGAGCTGAAACGGCGCGGGGAACTCGAACTCATTAAAACATTTCAATCTCAAGTTTTTGAGCGCTTTTTAGACGGAAGCTCTCTCAAAGACTGTTACGAGAGTGTCGCCGAGGTTGCAAATCATTGGATTGATGTGATCGATACTCGTGGAGACAGTCTTGATGACGAGGAACTTGTTGGTCTCATTAGTGAAAACCGTAGCATGAGTAGGCAATTGGACGATTACGGAGATCAGAAAGGAACCTCCCAAACAACCGCGCGGCGTCTTGGTGAGTTCCTTGGCGCCGAAATTATAAAGGACAAAGGTCTGAATTGCAAGTTCATCATTGCGGAGCAACCTTACGGTGCTCCGGTGACAGATCGGGCCATTCCGACCGCAATTTGGAAAGCAGAATCTAGTGTTATGAAGCACTTTTTGCGCAAGTGGCTCAAGTCGCCCGGCTTGGATGGTGACGCACTCGATATTCGGAACGTCTTGGACTGGGATTACTACCTCGATCGTCTCGGGAAATCGATTCAGAAGATCATCACTATACCTGCTGCTCTGCAGAAGATCCCTAATCCTGTCCCTCGCGTAGAGCATCCTGGGTGGCTCACGTCCAAGGTCAATCATTTAAACGACCGCTTTCAACAGCAGAGCATACAGTCTGCGTTTAGCGTACAAGCAAAGAATCCTCTGGTGCGAATTAATGAGCTCGACATTGAGGACTCTGGACCTTCTAGTCGTGAGTCAAAAAGACCAGTGGTTCACAGAATGCGCCGGCACCGAGTCAAGACATTAGATTCAACAGTGGAGGTGGACGCTGAACCCCATGCCATAAAAGAGCGAGTCAGTCTATCTAAGGAAAAATTTGGTGACTGGCTTGCGCAGAAGAAAAAATTATGGCGAAAGTTGCGGAGCCAACGAAGTGTGCCTGCAAAATCGGATGGTGTTGACCGAGCGGATAAGAAGGCACGGACGGCGCACACTATAGAGAGTTATGTGCGGGATGCAGCGTTGGCAATAAGTCAGAAGGAGTGGCAGATTGTGGAAATGCGTGAAATGTCTTCTTTCGATTCCGCGGTCGCAAGCAGCTCCGGATCGGGTGAGCTTGTTCTTTGGACGATGGTAGGAACCGATTCGCTACAGAAGATCGTCGTCACGGTTCCTCGTACGGTTTACATATCGACTCGAGTAGAGGCTATCTGTACTTCATCCGATATCCATTCCTTCCGGAAGGTAGATCGTCATCTTCCACGTGGTCGCTGTACTTCCTATCTGTACGAAGTCTGCATGCCGGAATATGTGTATCGAGATCAAAGCTGGATTAGTTCCATTGAACCCGTGCAACACCTCGATAAAGCTGAGTTTATGTTGGAAAGTGTATTCGAATCGGGGGTACCACTACTGAATCGAGCCTTGACCGAGCTTGGATCATTTTGTCGAGTAAAGACGGAAAGCCAGAGTTCAAAAGGACGCAAGGGCTACCTTTTGACAGATCTTATTCGAGTGGAGCGCCCTGCGACTAAGGAATATCTTCACCGAGATATCTCTTTCAGCCGAATTTTCCTTTATGTCCGGACTCATCCGAGGACCAAAACTGGTGTCGTTGCGCTTTACGTCATTGACAACGGCAAGACGCTACTGGAGAATACTTCTGGTAGGGAAGGGACTCATCGATCTTCCGGCGTCGACATCAGTAGACCTGCTGAAGCAGAGCCCGGTACTGTCGATGTAGGTTGTTCTTGTCATATCTGGATCATTAAACCTGGGTCAAAATCGGCTCAGCGCAATGTGACGATTAAACAGTGTGAATCACTTTTTTTCGAGCTCACCCAGACTATTCAGGAAGCTGCCAACCTCGACTCGGACTATGCATGCGTCTCGCCGAAAAGCAAAATCAAAGTTTCGGGATTGAGATTCGTCGACCAGGAAGAACTTGCGTTTGCAGGCGCAAACGAAGCAATAAGCGCagcttcaaaagcttcaagCGGTCCATCCTTGATTCTTCTATCCAGCAGCCAGCCTGCAGTCAGTCTGCGACGATACATGTCCACATTTGGATCTTTGCCGGTTGTCTCAATGAACTTTCCACCGGGTCCATCACATAACCCTGACATTTCGACGCTACCTGCCTTGAATTGGGAACAGCCCGCAGTTCAGTTGTGTTTCGAAGCATATCTGTTCATGTACATTATCGCATTCCCAAAGCGTGTCTCCTACGCACGATACGGGCGCGTGCCTCTTGGCAATCTAGGCGCCGACGAAAACATGGCGGTATATGACGTGAATTTCAGCCGTTTGATTGGCAAAAATCGAGCTGTATCTTGGGCGAATCCCAGGTTAGGCAAGCCCGACCTTGGCGCAAACTTCATGGTATCTGAGGGTTCCAGTGTTTCCTATGCTCTCGATTCGGGATGCCATGTATACAACCAAGACGAAATTTGGggcgatgacgacgagcttGTTAGCCCCGTTATTCGTCGGCCAGGTTGCTACCGATCAATCTGCGTCGACATCGACGTCTACGATCTAGCAATCGCTGCGCTTACAGATTTGTCTTCTTCGCTAGCAACTGGGGGACCTGGGTTGCTAGCTTCTCAGGCAAATCCAAGCTCTCCGAATAACGTTGCTTTGTTTGACTCTAGTTTCGGTATGTCTACTATTGCCGGTCCTCTTGGGGACGAGATGTCAACCGTCGTGTCGCTTCCGATTGCCCGAGCTCTAGTTTGTGGCTGGCTTAAAGACGCCATGAATGCACAAAGCGACGTGGCGGACGAGTTACTTCATCATGTCTACCGTCTCATTTCAAGCCCTCAGGCATTACTCCACGATCCTGCTCTTCATCGTGCTGTCCACGGTTTGATGAAGACAGCCTTCTTTCGAATTCTTGGTGAATTGCAGCGGTTGGGCTGCTCAATCATCTACGCTTCCTTCCATCGAATTACCGTCGCTACAAACAAGATCGAACTTGCTGACGCGGAGGAGTACATTAACTTTGTCATTGCGACAGCCCGTAAGAGAGCCAATGAAAACAATGAACAGGGCGACTCTCTCTCAAGGGTGGCGCTACGGCCGAGACAATTTCACACTCACTTTGTATTTCTTGACGAGTATAACTTTGGATCTGTACAACTGGAAAGAGTTGAGAAGTTAGACTTAGAGAGCGAAAATGACTTTAACATTCCAGAAAGCGAGCACAAGTCCACCGTTGTCGTTCCGTCCGTAATAACAGCTTGGAGTGTAATGAACTATCTCGGAAGCCAGATCGGACATGAATATTTCCGTGCAATAATTGGGCGATTCTCGAAGGAcgtcttcaaaaagcagATGGAACTGGTCGCTCTAGGCGATCGTTTGTCGCTGACAGGAATCAATGACTTTGATTCGCAACTTTTGGACCACAAGAGACAAATGGTTCGAAAGCACTTTGCGTCCTACCTAACACGAGCCGTAAGTGAAATTCTAAAAGACAGTGCCGAGGATTTGATCCTTCCTCCGATGTATACTGGGAAATCAAGTCCGATCGTACCTGCTTTGGAGTTCATAAAGAATGTTACCGTCATCCTCGAACTCGATTCAGATATCGAAACCGAAGTCCATGTTTTGAAGCGTAGCTTGCTAGCTCAAATCGGAGTTGCAGAGTACGCAAAAGCGGCACTCTGGGAGAATCCGTGTCCGAAATATATTCTGCCGGATGTTTTTTGTACGGAGTGTTATGAAAGCCGTGATCTCAATTTGTGCTATGTTCCTCCTCGCGAAATCGACAACAAAGTTGAGAAGGATTGGGTTTGTGAAGATTGTGGATCTTCTTATGACGTCGGTGTAATTGAGCGACGATTGATCAGTCTTGTTAATCGCAAGGTGGTTCGATACCAGCTGCAGGACGTTCGGTGCACGAAGACCAACCGCGTTGCCACCAGAGCTCTTGCTGCTCTTTCAGATTGCTCTGCTGGTCTCAAGCTAGACCTAACTCCGAAGTCTGCCAAGATTGAGGTAACTCTTCTGCGCAGCCTCGCCGACTATCACGGACTTGAGTGTTTACGCGACACGACGGATAGTATCCTGTCCAGTCACGTCGTGTTCTAGCACTTTTCCTCATGTCCATGATTTTTAATGTTGGCTATAAAGTAGTCGTCCCTCAAACCGATTACATTGAATCATCTGAATGATTTTGGAGCGCTGGTATAACAACGTGTGCCCTTCGCAGTCGAAACTTCAGTATAACTCCGCTCCGGTTGGGCAAAGACGAATGATAGCCATAAAAACGTACCTCGATCTACTGGAGGGTTTCTTTAGAGCGACAGATTGATGAGCCGATCCAATCACTGATAGAGTGCGCTAGTCGACTGGCTGTTGCCAGCGCCTAGAGCCAGTATTTCCGTCCTTATTTTGTCTGTTTCCTGTTTGGCAACAGGAAGAGTGTTAATTAGATAAACTTTCACTGTTCTGCAAGAACAATTGGATATTTTCAAACAGTCCAAGAGTTGAGAGTTGCCTAACTCGCAGAGCTTCGACAAGGATTTTGATCGAAAACCGGTTCtatttcaaaattgtccaACCCTGAACCCGAAGATAAATGAACTCCCATTACATTTTGTATCAGAGAAATAGGAATGTGATTGCTTCGTCGGTATGAATCAACGCATGTCCGCCTCTTCGATCACCTAGTTTTTGTTTTCTCCAAATCACAGTCCAATCCTTGACGCTCAAAGATTTTATACTCCAAATGGAAGTTGGCTCAACTGACTATTGTGTGACGTCGCTGGTCCTTACATTCGACGAAGAAGGCCGCCCCGCAATTTACACTTCTCTCAGAATTGATTAATCAAAACTCCTTTCACTTGTGACCACCTCTACTCGAGAAATTTGATCCCAATGACGTTCAATTTGTGAACTTTAGATCTCAGCATCCTCCGGTTATTGTGACAATCTCTATTGCTTTTTGGCAGGCAACAAAATCTTTCATATTGTCCCACCCGAGTCCGTGAATAAGTTAAAATTGCCAGGGACGCTGTGCAGGTTACTCGACATTGGCCGGTTGTTTGTCAGGACCAAGTAGATTCGGATGGGAAGTGATACGTCCTGATGGAGCTTGGAGCGTGCGGGGAAACTTATTGCTCTGGAAATGAATGAGGAAATCACAACTACTGCAAGCTAGAAAACGAATTGGATCAGAGCGAATAAGTTGATAGTATCGAAGAAGCATTACTGGAGTGTGAGATGGATGATGAGGTGATGAACCCGTCGGAAGATCATGAACTGGTGATTCGTTGTACGCACAATATTCAGCTGAATAATAGCTATGAATCTGTCGACGACGTATCGGGAGCTGACTCTTGTGGCATCTGATATTATTCTTATCTGCGTTGCCTATAGTTTTGTACTGTTTTGGAGGAGATCTAGAGCTGAATTTAAGTTTTATATACGAAAAAGGGTGTTTTATTGTCTTTGACTACGGGTTGGTCTCACAAGGTCTTCTCGTCCGGTGAGACAAGAGGATTGCACAATAGCCTTAAACTATAGGTTGCACCCTCCTCACAACGCGCCAAGCTTTGACAGCCCCTATTTTTTCCAGTTTTGGattagaaaacccctacgtcaagtggtacatgaggggttcatatccctaagtctatcagataagtctataatcttgtgttttacgcctttggtcgtctacgaaagtatgcgggatcctttcgattccttagacgattcttAGCCCGTTATCGATGCAGTTTTCTAGGATTGGGACTCGAGAACTCAAGTCTGGTGGGTAGCACACAAACCTGTCTACTGTAGGCTTTACCACTTTCGTTATTCAAAACATAGGCCCTGCAGCTTGTTGGGGTCCGCGACGCGGGCGATGCTCCACTTTGCTAGATTTTAGagaaaaccgctatttcggcctctgcgacatgaaaaaatcgctatttcggccgaatctgaaaatttctaagtacttttgattgagcgcgaaacggcttttaagtaaaattagcaattagaaaataatcaaatgcttggtgtatgctctgtttatgatatagcggaggtatcgcgctggcatggatgagctgcttccaacccgtcaagcttcgaTCAATCAAtttcacagcagttgactgtgaacactttactCCAAGCATACAGAAAACAAATTGTCGCCAGGACTCCAGGAATCTCGAACAGCAAATGCACATAAAGTGTGGATACACCACCAGTCTTTTGCATGAAGAATGTCACTGAGAACGTGTcaagcaaggtcaattcaATGTTCATTGGAAAAAAGGTACTGATATCTTGCAGATTATTTCACCAAGCATCATTCGCCATCACATCGTCGAATAATGCGATCTCGTTATTTGCTCGATCCCGACCAAACTGCCTCCaactcaagtttgaaacgagggtgtgttgataattccattgggcctactaaagctttcccaatccgttgtgacaagactgacattctcccaatccgttgtgacaagattgatagtacccaagaacctatcacggaAATGGAACAATcagaaatcgaaaagatGAACCTTCTCGCACCGGCAGCGTTCGAGTACAAATTTGCTGGACCCATTGAGGCAGTACTCACAACTCTTGCACTCCCTCTTGTAGGTTTAGTACTGGCGTACTATGTATGGAGTGATGTATATTGGGTTGACATTGCTTCACTATTGGCGAGTCTTGGGGAGACGACGAACTCCTGACATTTCTGGCAGATAGTCATTGGCAATCTTATGCtttgttcttgctgcaacgACAGCGATTCCGTATCATTGTTACTTTGATTTGCTTTCAGCATTTGTTCCTATTCCAATCATCCTGGAATAATTTTTCCTTTGAACTGCTACAGGAATCTCCCTTTGCCTTTGGGCTGCGCCTGGACcacgacaagaaaaggcgtgGTTAGAATGCAGTAggtcatgggttggaagcagctcatccatgccagcgcgatacctccgctatatcatacacagagcatacaccaagcatttgattattttctaattgctaattttacttaaaagccgtttcgcgctcaatcaaaagtacttagaaattttcagattcggccgaaatagcgattttttcatgtcgcagaggccgaaatagcggttttcctctaGATTTTATCACCCCTGGAATCCCGCGACATTTCTATACCGGAAATACCGTTAGCTCTTGTCGATGCCATACCTACCTACCTTACAGAGTTGTTGAAGGCAGTCTTGCCAAGTTGGTAGAGAACGAAGCCAGCTATTTCCAGGACTAAATCTATGCTAAGAAACTCAAAGTATAAGGAGACATAAATAAACGCTGTTCTTCTCGGAAGAACTAGAATTGTTAAGCCTCAAAAAATATTTCTTATGTAAGCCTTGGATTTGCCTTGCTGACCTGTCAATGAGGCATCGGTGTTTCGGATGCTCGACTCAATTCGTAACGTTGTATAATATATGTATAATTGTGTTTTTTTTAATTTTACAAGATGAATTCGGATATTCTCAAAATCCTATTCTTTATGGATTTGACATATAAAAAAACTAAAATTTCGTAATTCCCAGCAGGCCAAAAACCCTGCTAGATCGGGTCATTTATCAGAGACCTCAATTCTCGTTCGGTTTTTTCTCAGCAGTCATTTTCGAAGCAAACGGGAACTGCCCTTTTTCCAACATTCCGATCACGAGGATGACTTCTTAATTGATCGCCTACAACTCAATGACCCCAGAAGACAAGGACATATTGTTTTACCACGGCAATCGCCTCcttactcacagtcaaggttCATATTGTTAATGGAAGGGAGAAGTCGTCCTCAAACCACTCGGTAGGCAGACAAAACTTGGACCCGCGACAGCCGCCAACAACGAAAGTTCTTAAGATTCACAAACAAAAGCAACATGCGAAAACAAGCAAAGAATTTGATAAATGCCGACATGAATGTTATGATGACTCGGAGGAGGAATCGCAGCGTAAGGTTTACCGAAGAGATTGATGTGTTTGAAGTGGAATGTTTTCGAGAACACCTGAATCGATGTTGGTACCAGGTAGGTCACAATTGTTATCATATCTTTGACCTTGTCCAGAGAGAGTGTCAGTCGTCTCACCTCCCAGACTTCTCAATTACTTGATTTGCGTAGAATGACGACTACAGAGACTTTTCGCTCGATCGAAAGGCTTGCGTTGTCGCCTACCGAAAGGTTGCTGCCAAGAACAGGCAACATCAGCTTTCCGAGGATGTCCAACTATGCTTGCTTGGACTTGAAAGCAGCTTATCCATGGATGTAAGAGAACTCTCTGCGGAGCGTCGTGCCGAAATTGTACATGGGGTACTACTGGAACAAGAAGCACAGTGGACTGGAGGGTACAGTGATCAGGATCAAATCCGACTAGTATCGATCGGTTGCAGCACAGAAGCGGTTGTCGAAGCTATTGAACGGGCTGTCTTCGATACGAGTGACAGGCGTTTGCCTTTTACTGAAAAACTGAGACTAGGAACAGGTGGCACTGCAACAACATCTATCTGGGGGGATCAAGCGAACATGTGCTCGTCACCACTGATCCCCAGGCGCCAGGCATCAAAACGCTTGGTCAAGGAACCTTCTTTCCGCGCAACGCTGACCGGGAAATCTTCAATTCGAATGCAGACATCTGAGCGGCTAGATTCGCGGCCTTCGCTTCCACAAAAAAAGCCGTCACTTAGATTTTTGGAGGCTTTAAACCGACGCGACTACCGCCCCCAAAGCATAACGAGACAGCCGTCACTTCGATATGAAGTTAGCTTAATTCAGTAGTGTCTCTCCATGGATGTGGCAATTCCGATTGTCTCGGGAAGCAAGCATGTGTCAAGAGCGGAGAAAATTTGCTACGGAGAATTAATGCGATTAGACTTGAATACCAATAGAACAAAGCAAATATTGTTTAGGAGCCTCATGTAAGTAAATCTTTGTCCATTATTGCCTTTTGATTCCGTCAGGCTCGTTTGCGTCGTTGGCCAACGCAACATCATTGTTCACTGGGCTTGCCGCAATGCCTTAACTGCAAATATCAGACCCTCGGAAAAAGAGCCAGGAGTTATTTTAGATGTGAAACTAC
It includes:
- a CDS encoding DNA polymerase epsilon catalytic subunit that participates with PCNA in late in S phase DNA replication; translated protein: AGLDLYFSTDSGHSFKSTILYRPYFYVLPDLTGVGPEHVAIVLELLQTTLTRLGETALHGCHIVTKTDLDQPNHLAPKHQHPNGRKVLKMVCDSVQQLMQLREIVRDVVHQNQARKTSAPTFQPHNDQAYLQDPLALLVDMREYDVPYVVRTCTDLDIRAGTWYDVHLLDDPEDDFGGVRLRNPDRESKANPTFLAFDIECTKAPLKFPSADVDEIFMISYMVSTPQGGQGFLVTSRSVVAADVHDFEYTPQPNYPGPFTIFNEANEQALLERFFAEYQRWKPQIVVTYNGDFFDWPFVEARAKLYGLDLYQQTGVCRIQDEYCGRTSVHLDAFHWVQRDSYLPQGAQGLKAVTKYKLGYDPVEVDPEDMLRFAHEKPVHMATYSVSDAVATYYLYEKYVHLFIFSLSTIIPMGPEDVLRKGSGTLCEALLMVQACQKSIICPNKQVDEVAKFHKGHLLESETYIGGKVECLETGVYRSDIEYEFDLQPSAFQQLIDNVDRDLTFAIEVEGGQQRDDIVNYGEIRTQIVHELEQLRDRPQRTEKPYIYHLDVGAMYPNIILTNRLQPSAIVDDATCAACDYNQEKNGCKRPMEWVWRGDHNPATRNEYDRTKDQLAREPQRDNLSFAQLPDSEQAILVAERLKTYARKAYKRTKVTEENTRQDVVCMRENNFYVDTVRQFRDRRYEYKKLNKTWKKRVSSAKDAATKKECEDRVLVYDSLQIAHKCILNSFYGYVMRRGARWRSMEMAGIVTKTGADIITQARVLVEQIGRPLELDTDGIWCILPRSFPDVYTFQSRDGSHLKLEYPCVMLNADVHNKFTNHQYQTLVDPVRGIYETRSECSIFFEVDGPYRCMVLPASTEEGKLLKKRYAVFNFDGSLAELKGFELKRRGELELIKTFQSQVFERFLDGSSLKDCYESVAEVANHWIDVIDTRGDSLDDEELVGLISENRSMSRQLDDYGDQKGTSQTTARRLGEFLGAEIIKDKGLNCKFIIAEQPYGAPVTDRAIPTAIWKAESSVMKHFLRKWLKSPGLDGDALDIRNVLDWDYYLDRLGKSIQKIITIPAALQKIPNPVPRVEHPGWLTSKVNHLNDRFQQQSIQSAFSVQAKNPLVRINELDIEDSGPSSRESKRPVVHRMRRHRVKTLDSTVEVDAEPHAIKERVSLSKEKFGDWLAQKKKLWRKLRSQRSVPAKSDGVDRADKKARTAHTIESYVRDAALAISQKEWQIVEMREISGSGELVLWTMVGTDSLQKIVVTVPRTVYISTRVEAICTSSDIHSFRKVDRHLPRGRCTSYLYEVCMPEYVYRDQSWISSIEPVQHLDKAEFMLESVFESGVPLLNRALTELGSFCRVKTESQSSKGRKGYLLTDLIRVERPATKEYLHRDISFSRIFLYVRTHPRTKTGVVALYVIDNGKTLLENTSGREGTHRSSGVDISRPAEAEPGTVDVGCSCHIWIIKPGSKSAQRNVTIKQSSSGPSLILLSSSQPAVSLRRYMSTFGSLPVVSMNFPPGPSHNPDISTLPALNWEQPAVQLCFEAYLFMYIIAFPKRVSYARYGRVPLGNLGADENMAVYDVNFSRLIGKNRAVSWANPRLGKPDLGANFMVSEDEIWGDDDELVSPVIRRPGCYRSICVDIDVYDLAIAALTDLSSSLATGGPGLLASQANPSSPNNVALFDSSFGMSTIAGPLGDEMSTVVSLPIARALVCGWLKDAMNAQSDVADELLHHVYRLISSPQALLHDPALHRAVHGLMKTAFFRILGELQRLGCSIIYASFHRITVATNKIELADAEEYINFVIATARKRANENNEQGDSLSRVALRPRQFHTHFVFLDEYNFGSVQLERVEKLDLESENDFNIPESEHKSTVVVPSVITAWSVMNYLGSQIGHEYFRAIIGRFSKDVFKKQMELVALGDRLSLTGINDFDSQLLDHKRQMVRKHFASYLTRAVSEILKDSAEDLILPPMYTGKSSPIVPALEFIKNVTVILELDSDIETEVHVLKRSLLAQIGVAEYAKAALWENPCPKYILPDVFCTECYESRDLNLCYVPPREIDNKVEKDWVCEDCGSSYDVGVIERRLISLVNRKVVRYQLQDVRCTKTNRVATRALAALSDCSAGLKLDLTPKSAKIEVTLLRSLADYHGLECLRDTTDSILSSHVVF
- a CDS encoding predicted protein, whose translation is MRKQAKNLINADMNVMMTRRRNRSVRFTEEIDVFEVECFREHLNRCWYQNDDYRDFSLDRKACVVAYRKVAAKNRQHQLSEDVQLCLLGLESSLSMDVRELSAERRAEIVHGVLLEQEAQWTGGYSDQDQIRLVSIGCSTEAVVEAIERAVFDTSDRRLPFTEKLRLGTGGTATTSIWGDQANMCSSPLIPRRQASKRLVKEPSFRATLTGKSSIRMQTSERLDSRPSLPQKKPSLRFLEALNRRDYRPQSITRQPSLRYEVSLIQ